A portion of the Bacteroides faecium genome contains these proteins:
- a CDS encoding endonuclease/exonuclease/phosphatase family protein — protein sequence MEHIGKIVAFLILAINAFFVGMLILSAYSPYLSPKATPFASSLGLAFPIFLTVNFLFLVFWAFINYRYALLPIIGFLVCIPQIRTYIPFNSTTKTIPEGSIKLLSYNIMSFNNLEKKDGKNPILSYLANSKADIICLQEYNTATNKKFLTEQDVKKALKAYPYQSILQQGRGEVQLACFSKFPILSARPIKYESTYNGSMRYVLNVNNDTITLINNHLESNKLTKEDRGIYEDMIKDPNARKVKTGLRQLVKKLAEASAIRASQADSVARYVAESKYPSIIACGDFNDGSISYTHRILTQKLDDAFTHSGKGLGISYNQNKFYFRIDNILISPNLKAYNCTVDRSIKASDHYPIWCYISKR from the coding sequence ATGGAACATATTGGCAAAATTGTCGCATTTCTGATACTGGCTATCAACGCTTTCTTTGTGGGAATGTTGATATTAAGCGCGTATAGCCCCTATCTCAGTCCCAAAGCAACCCCGTTTGCTTCCAGCCTCGGACTTGCGTTCCCTATATTTCTGACTGTCAACTTCCTGTTTTTGGTCTTTTGGGCATTTATCAATTATCGTTATGCGTTATTGCCCATTATCGGTTTTCTCGTTTGTATTCCGCAAATACGGACTTATATTCCTTTCAATTCCACTACGAAAACGATACCGGAAGGGAGTATCAAGCTGCTGTCCTACAATATAATGAGTTTTAATAACCTGGAAAAGAAGGACGGGAAGAATCCTATCCTGTCCTACCTGGCGAACAGTAAAGCCGATATTATCTGCCTGCAGGAATACAATACAGCCACCAACAAAAAATTCCTGACGGAGCAGGACGTGAAAAAAGCACTGAAAGCCTATCCCTACCAGTCTATCCTTCAACAAGGAAGAGGAGAGGTACAGCTTGCCTGTTTTTCCAAATTCCCCATACTTTCGGCACGTCCCATCAAGTACGAAAGCACTTATAACGGTTCCATGAGATATGTACTGAATGTAAACAACGACACGATTACATTGATTAACAACCATCTGGAATCCAACAAACTCACCAAGGAAGACAGAGGAATCTACGAAGACATGATAAAAGACCCGAATGCGCGAAAGGTGAAAACCGGACTCCGGCAACTGGTAAAGAAGCTGGCGGAAGCATCGGCTATCCGTGCGTCACAAGCGGACTCCGTAGCCAGATATGTAGCGGAAAGCAAATATCCGAGCATTATTGCGTGCGGTGACTTCAACGACGGTTCTATCTCGTACACGCACCGTATCCTTACCCAAAAGTTGGACGACGCATTTACCCACTCCGGCAAGGGGTTGGGCATCTCTTATAATCAGAACAAGTTCTATTTCCGAATCGACAATATCCTGATAAGCCCCAACCTGAAAGCTTATAATTGCACCGTAGACCGGTCTATCAAAGCTTCCGACCACTATCCTATCTGGTGCTATATCAGCAAGCGATAA
- a CDS encoding M3 family metallopeptidase produces the protein MIKKTLTILAVSCMMYSCATKTESNPFFTEFQTEYGVPAFDKIKLEHYEPAFLKGIEEQNQNIEAIIESPEVPTFDNTIVALDNSAPILDRVSAIFFNMTDAETTDALTELSMKMAPVLSEHEDNISLNEKLFKRVNDVYLQKDSLNLTTEQARLLDKTYKRFVRSGANLSAEKQARLREINKELSTLGITFSNNILNENNAFQLFVDKEEDLAGLPEWFRQSAAEEAKAAGQPGKWLFTLHNASRLPFLQYSENRPLREQMYKAYINRGNNNNNNDNKENIRKIVSLRLEKANLLGFDCYANFVLDETMAKNATNVMELLNNLWSYALPKAKAEATELQKLMDKEGKGEKLEAWDWWYYTEKLRKEKYNLSEEDTKPYFKLENVREGAFAVANKLYGITLTKLEGIPTYHPDVEVFEVKDADGSQLGIFYVDYFPRAGKSGGAWMSNYREQQGATRPLVCNVCSFTKPVGDTPSLLTMDEVETLFHEFGHGLHGLLTKCEYKGTSGTNVVRDFVELPSQINEHWATEPEVLKMYAKHYQTGEAIPDEIIEKILEQKTFNQGFMTTELLAAAILDMDLHTVTDVKNMDILSFEKEAMGKLGLIPEIAPRYRVTYFNHIIGGYAAGYYSYLWANVLDNDAFEAFKEHGIFDKNTADLFRYNVLEKGDSEDPMVLYKNFRGAEPSLEPLLKNRGMK, from the coding sequence ATGATTAAAAAAACACTAACCATTTTAGCAGTAAGTTGTATGATGTACTCCTGTGCTACGAAAACAGAAAGCAATCCTTTCTTTACAGAGTTTCAAACCGAGTATGGTGTCCCGGCTTTCGACAAGATTAAACTGGAACACTACGAACCTGCCTTCCTGAAAGGTATCGAAGAGCAGAACCAAAATATAGAAGCTATCATCGAAAGCCCGGAAGTCCCGACTTTCGACAATACGATTGTAGCCTTGGATAACAGCGCACCTATCCTTGACCGCGTAAGCGCTATCTTCTTCAATATGACAGATGCGGAAACAACCGACGCCCTCACCGAACTTTCCATGAAGATGGCTCCGGTTCTTTCGGAACACGAGGATAACATTTCCCTGAACGAAAAACTTTTCAAGCGTGTGAACGACGTGTACTTGCAGAAAGACTCATTGAACCTGACAACGGAACAGGCACGTCTGCTGGACAAAACTTATAAGAGATTTGTCCGCTCGGGAGCCAACCTCAGCGCAGAGAAGCAAGCCCGTCTCCGTGAAATCAACAAGGAGCTTTCCACACTCGGCATCACTTTCAGCAACAATATATTGAACGAGAATAACGCTTTCCAACTTTTCGTTGATAAAGAGGAAGATTTGGCCGGACTGCCCGAATGGTTTCGCCAAAGCGCAGCCGAAGAAGCGAAAGCAGCCGGACAACCGGGCAAATGGCTGTTCACCCTGCACAATGCCAGCCGCCTGCCTTTCCTGCAATATTCAGAAAACCGTCCACTCCGCGAACAGATGTACAAAGCCTATATCAACCGGGGTAACAACAACAATAATAACGACAATAAAGAGAATATCCGCAAAATCGTTTCTCTCCGTCTGGAAAAAGCGAATTTATTAGGTTTCGACTGCTACGCCAACTTCGTCCTGGACGAAACAATGGCGAAGAACGCCACCAACGTTATGGAACTTCTGAACAATCTCTGGAGCTATGCACTGCCGAAAGCGAAAGCAGAAGCTACCGAACTTCAGAAATTAATGGACAAAGAAGGCAAAGGCGAAAAGCTGGAAGCATGGGACTGGTGGTATTACACCGAGAAACTGCGGAAAGAGAAATACAACCTGTCCGAAGAAGACACAAAACCCTACTTCAAACTGGAAAACGTACGCGAAGGCGCATTTGCCGTAGCCAACAAACTATACGGAATCACCCTGACCAAACTCGAAGGCATCCCGACCTATCACCCTGACGTAGAAGTCTTTGAAGTAAAAGACGCAGATGGTTCACAACTCGGAATCTTCTATGTAGACTATTTCCCGCGTGCCGGCAAAAGTGGCGGCGCATGGATGAGCAACTACCGCGAACAACAGGGAGCTACCCGTCCGCTAGTATGCAACGTCTGCAGCTTCACCAAACCGGTAGGCGACACTCCTTCCCTGCTGACAATGGACGAAGTAGAGACATTGTTCCACGAATTCGGTCACGGTCTGCACGGTCTGCTGACAAAATGCGAATACAAAGGAACGTCCGGCACAAACGTAGTGCGCGATTTTGTAGAGCTTCCTTCCCAAATCAACGAGCACTGGGCTACCGAACCGGAAGTACTGAAAATGTATGCCAAACATTATCAGACAGGAGAAGCAATCCCCGATGAAATCATCGAAAAGATACTGGAACAAAAGACCTTCAACCAAGGCTTCATGACTACGGAACTGTTGGCCGCCGCCATCCTCGACATGGACTTGCACACTGTGACAGATGTAAAGAATATGGATATACTTTCTTTCGAGAAAGAAGCCATGGGCAAGCTCGGTCTTATCCCCGAAATAGCCCCCCGTTACCGTGTCACTTACTTCAATCATATCATTGGCGGATACGCTGCTGGATATTATAGCTACCTGTGGGCGAATGTACTGGACAACGACGCTTTCGAAGCCTTCAAAGAACACGGAATCTTTGATAAGAATACCGCCGACCTGTTCCGCTACAACGTATTGGAGAAGGGGGACAGCGAAGACCCGATGGTACTTTACAAGAATTTCCGCGGAGCAGAGCCGAGCCTGGAACCACTGCTGAAAAACAGAGGAATGAAATAA
- the secDF gene encoding protein translocase subunit SecDF — MQNKGFVKVFAVLLTLVCVFYLSFSFVTRHYTNKAKEIANGDPKVEQDYLDSLSNEKVMLWNWTLKQCREMEISLGLDLKGGMNVILEVSVPDVIKALADNKPDEAFNKALAEAAKQAVNSQDDIITLFVREYHKVAPDAKLSELFATQQLKDKINQKSSDAEVEKVLRAEVKAAVENSFNVLRTRIDRFGVVQPNIQSLEDKMGRIMVELPGIKEPERVRKLLQGSANLEFWETYTAKEVLPAMQSADAKLRAVLAEETTADGDTIEAAVLTEATPVEKKAVSAADSLAAALKGDAAAEDKSATNMEEIKKQYPLLSILQLNSSGQGPVIGYANYKDTADINKYLAMPEVKAELPKDLSLKWGVSAADFDKKKQTFELYAIKVTERNGKAPLEGDVVTDAKDEFNQYSKPVVTMAMNNDGARRWAQLTKQNIGRAIAIVLDNYVYSAPNVNTEITGGRSEISGNFTPEQTKDLANVLKSGKMPAPAHIVQEDIVGPSLGQESINAGVFSFVVALILLMVYMCSMYGFIPGMVANGALILNFFFTLGILSSFQAALTMSGIAGMVLSLGMAVDANVLIYERTKEELRAGKGVKKALADGYSNAFSAIFDSNLTSIITGIILFNFGTGPIRGFATTLIIGILVSFFTAVFMTRIVYEHFMNKDKWLNLTFTTKISKNLMTNTHFDFMGTNKKSMIIVGAVIIVCIGSFAIRGLSQSIDFTGGRNFKVQFENPVEPEQVRELIASKFGDANVSVIAIGTDKKTVRISTNYRIEDEGNNVDSEIEAYLYETLKPVLTQNISLATFIDRDNHTGGSIVSSQKVGPSIADDIKTGAIYSVVLALLAIGLYILLRFRNIAYSIGSIVALSCDTIMIIGAYSLFWGILPFSLEIDQTFIGAILTAIGYSINDKVVIFDRVREFFGLYPKRDKRVLFNDSLNTTLARTINTSLSTLIVLLCIFILGGDSIRSFAFAMILGVVIGTLSSLFIASPIAYNMMKNKKVVVPATEE, encoded by the coding sequence ATGCAAAACAAAGGATTTGTAAAGGTTTTTGCGGTATTACTCACGCTGGTATGCGTGTTCTACCTCTCCTTCTCCTTCGTAACACGCCATTATACCAACAAGGCGAAAGAAATTGCGAACGGCGACCCGAAAGTAGAACAGGACTACCTCGACTCTCTCTCCAATGAGAAAGTAATGCTGTGGAACTGGACGCTGAAACAATGTCGTGAGATGGAAATTAGTTTAGGTCTGGACCTAAAGGGTGGTATGAACGTTATCCTTGAAGTTTCCGTGCCTGATGTTATTAAAGCGTTGGCAGACAACAAGCCGGATGAAGCTTTCAACAAAGCACTGGCAGAAGCCGCCAAACAAGCTGTCAACAGCCAGGATGATATCATCACCCTGTTTGTCAGAGAATACCACAAAGTTGCTCCGGACGCAAAACTTTCCGAACTCTTCGCAACACAACAGTTGAAAGACAAAATCAACCAGAAATCATCGGATGCAGAAGTTGAAAAAGTGCTGAGAGCAGAAGTAAAAGCTGCAGTTGAAAACTCATTCAACGTACTCCGTACCCGTATCGACCGTTTTGGTGTTGTTCAGCCGAACATCCAGAGCCTGGAAGACAAAATGGGACGTATCATGGTGGAACTTCCGGGTATCAAAGAACCGGAACGTGTGAGAAAACTTCTCCAAGGTTCTGCCAACCTCGAATTCTGGGAAACCTATACAGCTAAAGAAGTTCTTCCTGCCATGCAATCTGCTGACGCAAAATTGCGTGCAGTATTGGCTGAAGAAACAACTGCTGATGGGGATACAATCGAAGCCGCAGTCCTCACCGAAGCTACTCCGGTTGAGAAAAAAGCCGTAAGCGCTGCCGACAGCCTTGCAGCCGCCTTGAAAGGTGACGCAGCCGCTGAAGACAAATCTGCCACCAACATGGAAGAAATTAAAAAGCAATATCCTTTGTTGTCTATCCTTCAGTTGAACTCTAGCGGACAAGGTCCTGTTATCGGTTATGCCAACTACAAAGATACTGCCGACATCAACAAGTATCTGGCTATGCCGGAAGTCAAAGCAGAGCTTCCCAAAGACCTTAGTTTGAAATGGGGTGTATCTGCCGCTGACTTTGACAAGAAAAAGCAGACATTCGAATTATACGCCATCAAAGTAACAGAACGCAATGGCAAAGCTCCGTTGGAAGGTGATGTTGTCACAGATGCAAAAGATGAATTTAACCAATACAGCAAACCGGTAGTTACCATGGCAATGAACAATGACGGTGCACGTCGTTGGGCACAGTTGACCAAACAGAACATAGGTCGCGCCATTGCTATCGTATTGGACAATTATGTATATTCCGCACCGAACGTAAATACAGAAATTACCGGTGGACGTTCTGAAATCTCCGGAAACTTTACACCGGAACAGACCAAGGACTTGGCAAACGTATTGAAATCCGGTAAGATGCCGGCTCCGGCCCACATCGTACAGGAAGATATCGTTGGTCCGTCACTGGGTCAGGAATCCATCAACGCAGGGGTTTTCTCATTCGTTGTAGCCCTGATTCTGTTGATGGTTTACATGTGCTCCATGTATGGTTTCATTCCGGGTATGGTTGCCAACGGAGCATTGATTCTCAACTTCTTCTTCACGCTGGGTATTCTTTCGTCTTTCCAAGCCGCACTGACAATGTCCGGTATCGCCGGTATGGTATTGTCACTGGGTATGGCAGTGGATGCGAACGTACTTATCTATGAACGTACCAAAGAAGAGCTTCGTGCAGGCAAGGGAGTGAAGAAAGCACTTGCAGACGGTTATTCCAATGCATTCTCGGCTATCTTCGACTCTAACTTGACGTCTATCATCACAGGTATCATCCTGTTCAACTTCGGTACTGGTCCGATTCGTGGTTTTGCTACGACATTGATTATCGGTATCTTGGTATCCTTCTTTACTGCTGTATTCATGACTCGTATAGTTTACGAACACTTCATGAACAAAGACAAGTGGTTGAACCTGACATTTACAACCAAGATTTCAAAGAACCTGATGACCAATACGCATTTCGATTTCATGGGAACCAATAAGAAATCCATGATTATCGTAGGTGCAGTCATCATCGTTTGCATCGGTTCGTTTGCTATCCGCGGTTTGAGCCAGAGTATCGACTTCACCGGTGGACGTAACTTCAAGGTACAGTTCGAGAACCCGGTTGAGCCGGAACAAGTTCGTGAACTGATTGCCAGCAAGTTCGGCGATGCCAACGTAAGTGTTATCGCTATCGGTACAGACAAGAAAACAGTACGTATCAGCACGAACTACCGCATCGAAGATGAAGGTAACAATGTAGACTCTGAAATCGAAGCATACTTGTATGAAACGCTGAAACCAGTACTGACACAAAACATTTCTCTGGCTACGTTCATCGACCGTGATAATCACACAGGCGGTAGTATCGTAAGTTCACAGAAAGTAGGTCCGAGTATCGCAGACGATATCAAGACAGGCGCTATCTACTCCGTAGTATTGGCACTGCTCGCTATCGGCTTGTATATCCTGCTCCGTTTCCGCAACATTGCTTACAGTATCGGTTCTATCGTAGCTTTGAGTTGTGACACCATTATGATTATCGGTGCCTACTCACTGTTCTGGGGTATCCTGCCGTTCTCTCTGGAAATCGACCAGACATTCATCGGTGCTATCCTGACGGCTATCGGTTACTCTATTAATGACAAGGTGGTAATCTTCGACCGTGTGCGCGAGTTCTTCGGCCTGTACCCGAAACGTGACAAGCGCGTGTTGTTCAACGACTCGCTGAACACTACACTGGCCCGTACCATTAATACATCATTGAGTACATTAATCGTGTTGCTGTGTATCTTCATCCTCGGTGGTGACTCAATCCGCAGCTTCGCATTCGCAATGATTCTCGGTGTGGTTATCGGTACATTGTCTTCACTGTTCATTGCATCTCCGATTGCATACAACATGATGAAGAACAAAAAAGTCGTAGTACCCGCTACGGAAGAATAA
- a CDS encoding 2-oxoacid:acceptor oxidoreductase subunit alpha — translation MADEMMVKELEEVVVRFSGDSGDGMQLAGNIFSNVSATVGNDICTFPDYPADIRAPQGSLTGVSGFQVHIGAGQVYTPGDRCHVLVAMNPSALKTQIKFCKPQGLIITDSDSFEARDLEKAQFKTDNPFEELGIKQEVLEVPISSMCKESLKDSGLDNKSALRCKNMFALGLVCWLFNRNLAAAEKMLREKFAKKPEIAEANIKVLNDGFNYGANTHASVSTYKIESKAPKSKGLYTDINGNKATAYGLIAAAEKAGLELYLGSYPITPATDILHELSKHKSLGVKTVQCEDEIAGCASAVGAAFAGALAVTTTSGPGVCLKSEAMNLAVIGELPLVIVNVQRGGPSTGLPTKSEQTDLLQALYGRNGESPMPVIAATSPTNCFDAAYMACKIALEHMTPVVLLTDAFVANGSAAWKLPNLDEYPAINPPYVTPDMAGNWTPYQRNEETGVRYWATPGTEGFMHRIGGLEKSNETGAISTEPENHNKMVNLRQAKVDKIADYIPKLEVLGDKDADLLIVGWGGTYGHLRLAMDYMREHGKKVAFAHFQYINPLPKNTADVLRKYKKIVVAEQNLGQFAGYLRMKVPGLNISQFNQVKGQPFVTRELIDAFTKLLEE, via the coding sequence ATGGCAGACGAAATGATGGTTAAAGAATTGGAGGAAGTCGTAGTACGTTTCTCCGGCGACTCCGGCGATGGCATGCAGCTGGCCGGCAACATCTTCTCGAACGTGTCGGCTACGGTAGGAAATGACATCTGTACATTCCCCGACTACCCGGCAGACATCCGCGCCCCGCAAGGTTCGCTGACCGGTGTTTCCGGTTTCCAGGTACACATCGGCGCCGGACAAGTTTACACTCCCGGAGACCGTTGCCACGTATTAGTAGCAATGAACCCTTCCGCACTGAAAACACAAATCAAATTCTGTAAACCGCAAGGACTTATCATCACCGACTCCGACTCATTCGAAGCCAGAGATTTGGAAAAGGCACAATTCAAGACTGACAATCCTTTCGAAGAACTGGGCATCAAGCAGGAAGTACTCGAAGTCCCCATCTCTTCCATGTGCAAAGAGAGCTTGAAGGACTCGGGACTGGACAATAAATCAGCACTCCGTTGCAAAAACATGTTTGCGCTGGGACTGGTATGCTGGTTGTTCAACCGCAACCTGGCAGCAGCAGAGAAAATGCTGCGCGAGAAATTCGCCAAGAAACCCGAAATAGCAGAAGCTAACATCAAGGTATTGAACGACGGTTTCAACTACGGAGCCAACACGCACGCTTCTGTCTCTACTTACAAAATTGAAAGCAAAGCTCCGAAATCAAAAGGGCTTTATACAGACATTAATGGTAACAAGGCAACTGCCTACGGATTGATTGCCGCTGCCGAGAAAGCAGGATTGGAACTGTATCTGGGTTCTTACCCTATCACTCCGGCCACCGATATTCTGCACGAATTATCCAAACATAAATCATTGGGAGTAAAGACTGTACAATGCGAAGACGAAATCGCAGGTTGTGCTTCTGCTGTCGGTGCTGCTTTTGCCGGTGCTTTGGCAGTAACTACGACTTCCGGCCCCGGTGTTTGCCTAAAGAGTGAGGCGATGAACCTTGCTGTTATCGGCGAGCTTCCGTTAGTGATTGTCAATGTACAGCGTGGTGGTCCGTCTACCGGTCTTCCTACTAAATCGGAACAGACCGACTTATTGCAAGCCCTTTACGGACGCAACGGTGAAAGCCCGATGCCTGTAATCGCCGCAACATCACCGACCAACTGTTTCGACGCTGCCTATATGGCATGTAAGATTGCCCTGGAACACATGACTCCGGTTGTATTGCTGACCGATGCTTTTGTAGCTAACGGTTCTGCCGCATGGAAACTTCCTAACCTGGACGAATATCCTGCTATCAACCCGCCGTATGTGACTCCGGACATGGCAGGCAACTGGACTCCTTACCAACGTAATGAAGAAACAGGCGTACGCTATTGGGCTACTCCGGGAACAGAAGGTTTCATGCATCGTATCGGTGGTCTTGAAAAGAGCAACGAAACAGGCGCTATCTCTACCGAACCCGAAAACCACAACAAGATGGTTAACCTTCGCCAAGCCAAAGTGGACAAGATTGCAGACTATATCCCCAAACTTGAAGTGTTGGGCGACAAAGACGCAGACTTGCTGATTGTTGGCTGGGGCGGTACTTACGGCCATCTCCGTCTGGCTATGGACTATATGCGTGAACATGGAAAGAAAGTGGCTTTCGCTCACTTCCAGTACATCAACCCGCTACCAAAGAACACTGCCGACGTATTGCGTAAATATAAGAAAATCGTGGTAGCTGAACAGAATCTGGGACAATTTGCAGGTTATCTGCGCATGAAAGTGCCCGGATTGAACATCAGCCAGTTCAACCAGGTGAAAGGCCAGCCTTTCGTTACGAGAGAATTGATAGATGCATTTACTAAATTATTGGAGGAATAA
- a CDS encoding 2-oxoacid:ferredoxin oxidoreductase subunit beta has translation MSDKVYTVQDYKSGQPRWCPGCGDHAFLNSLHKAMAELGVAPHDTAVISGIGCSSRLPYYVNTYGFHTIHGRAAAVATGAKVANPNLTIWQISGDGDGLAIGGNHFIHALRRNIDLNMILLNNRIYGLTKGQYSPTSERGLVTKSSPYGTVEDPFHPAELAFGARGRFFARCIAVDGAASIEVLKAAANHKGASVVEVLQNCVIFNDGTHASVATKEGRAKNAIYLEHGKPMLFGENKEFGLMQEGFGLKVVKLGENGITEKDILIHDAHCQDNTLQLKLALMEGPDFPIALGVIRDVDAPTYNDAVTEQIEEIKGKKKYHNFQELLMTNDTWEVK, from the coding sequence ATGAGCGATAAAGTATATACCGTACAAGATTATAAATCAGGCCAACCTCGCTGGTGTCCGGGATGCGGTGACCACGCTTTCCTGAATTCACTGCACAAAGCCATGGCCGAACTGGGGGTAGCTCCGCACGATACTGCCGTTATTTCCGGTATCGGTTGTTCTTCCCGTCTGCCTTACTACGTAAATACGTATGGTTTCCATACCATTCACGGACGTGCTGCCGCCGTTGCAACGGGAGCCAAAGTAGCTAACCCGAATTTGACTATCTGGCAGATTTCCGGTGACGGTGACGGCCTGGCAATCGGTGGCAACCACTTCATCCATGCTTTACGCCGTAATATCGACCTGAATATGATTCTGTTGAACAACCGTATCTACGGTCTGACAAAAGGACAATATTCACCGACTTCGGAACGTGGACTTGTAACCAAATCATCTCCTTACGGAACAGTAGAAGACCCGTTCCACCCGGCTGAACTTGCTTTCGGTGCCCGTGGACGTTTCTTCGCACGCTGTATAGCTGTGGATGGTGCCGCTTCCATCGAAGTATTGAAAGCAGCAGCCAACCATAAGGGTGCTTCTGTGGTAGAAGTTTTGCAAAACTGCGTTATCTTCAACGACGGAACTCACGCTTCTGTTGCAACGAAAGAAGGACGTGCCAAGAATGCTATTTATCTGGAACACGGCAAACCGATGCTGTTTGGTGAAAACAAGGAATTCGGATTGATGCAGGAAGGTTTCGGACTGAAAGTAGTGAAACTCGGTGAGAATGGTATCACAGAAAAGGATATCCTTATCCACGACGCACACTGCCAGGACAATACGCTTCAATTGAAACTGGCTTTGATGGAAGGTCCCGACTTCCCGATTGCACTGGGTGTAATCCGTGATGTAGACGCTCCGACGTACAATGATGCTGTTACAGAACAAATCGAGGAAATCAAAGGCAAGAAGAAATATCACAATTTCCAAGAGTTGTTGATGACTAATGATACTTGGGAAGTGAAGTAA